TGAAGTTAAACCCTCACGGCTTCCGTACGAGGAATTGGTGAAGTGGTTTCGACTTGCGTACGTTTAACGCAATAAAGATGTTAAAGAACCATCGGATTATGGGGAAATGATCGTGCAGGTTGGAGAGCCGTTGGATAATACTAAACTTGCTATAAATCTTACAAACTTAGCCTCAAGATATTTAGAGAAGTAAATAACACATGCATTATGTTTATTCAATAAGAAAGTACAATTAAACTACTTGATTTTAACCTAAAATTAGGACCGGAATCTAAAGTAATAAGAAATAATGAGGGAAGgtgacataaataataaaactaggaAGGAAATCTAACCCTCGACAGCCTCCTGCAGCCACACAACCTAGCTAAACATCAAATACGTACATACTGCCATAATTATCGAACCGCATATATAGTTAGCTCGGAAAGCTATTGCTCTAACCATGCTAATTCAGAATATCCAGTTTTGAGGACACTGCTCgtttgtactatatatatatatatagccccgCATGCCTTTATTGCTTTCAGTTGAAATTATAGTCTTAATTAACAAGTTTTTACctcttgaaattaaaaaaaaaatcaattaatggCATAAGAAATTATCAACTCTGTGTGAAGGGACAAAATACTATACTAGCCCATAGTTGGGCCTAGCCCACTAGACCACCACTAGGGTTAAGAAGATAAATAAGAAAGAGACAATGAGAGACATGAGAACATGCAAGTGTCAGAGGGGGTCAAAGGGAAAGCAGGAAGAGAAGGGAAGCTGACAAACACAAAGGAGTTAGGTCTCATTATTGCAAACTATCACACCCAACAAGGAGATATATAAAAAACCTTCTATCGGATGACAAaaggactctctctctctctctctctcgatcagatcatctttttcttcttcagcaACCTCTCGAGGAAGACAGCGTCTCTAACAGGAAGAGTTCAACTTTATTTGTATAGTGAGATATGAGGGACCATGAGTGACTGTAAACAAATGTATTATAATGGAAACTTCCCTCCCCAAACCACTGTGAACGTAGACCTAGTACCGAACCAAGTAAATTTTTGTGTCCATCTCTTTTTACTTTCTCTGTACTTATGTTCTATCTACTGCCATGGACGTATGTATCGCCACCGTATAGTCGTACCGGAACATTGTCAAGGGCTCCTAACAATACCGATCAAGGCCCAGTCGACTCAATGAACCAAAAATaactctttctctcattctaATCTATTGTGCAATTTTTACACCATCAACACTCTATGTATTCTATTCCATTTTATCCTTAATTTCTAGCTTGCTTGCTAGCTACTGTAATCAGAAAGTCgaacatgaaattaattaattattatttgcacGCCTCGCTCTTGTTTTTATTAGGAAACAAGActaaaattgttaaaaactaTTAACTAAGCATGGGATACTATGCCATCATTAATGCACGTTTAGTACTTCATTTTAGGCGTGCTACCCACCCGGATGGGGCCGGGCCACTCCTTCCCACACCTCGCCTTGCATGGGGCGGGGGGTGGGGTTGTCACCCCGTCTCTGGCCTCCgcctcatatttatttaaaaaataaattacattttacaaaatttaaaaattatttctagatCCAAAAcggattaaaaatatatttttagacctaaattataaatttaaattttgtaaatatgactataatttaaaaattataaaatttttaaatttactagtatatattttgtgtaagttgcactgtattaatttttaaactatataatttttaaatttgcttgTATATACTTTATGAATAAGtctaacatataaatatatatatatatataaacatgtaagCGGGGGCGGGGCCTCCCGCCCCTGCTAGGGGCACTAAATGCGGGGCAGGAGTCTCGTCCCTACATGAGCGGAACGGGATTGCCCACCCCACCTTTCGGGGGCAGGGCAACAGGTTGCGGGACCCAGCTCCCTACCTTTACTTCATTTACTAATTAATCAGTactcaaataatttaattaacaaattatagCCGTAAATGGTAAATATCAAATTGTGGccatttttctccttttaattATAATTGCAGCTCATGAGGACTGGCTCTAGAAGCCAAAAGAATATACAGAATTATTTTCAACAACATTGAGCCCCGGTTTGGACTGAGACATTCATCTGGTACGGCAAAACACTCTCTAATCCAAACACTCTTTTATCTAATTTTGGATTGAGACTTATATTCTTTCTATTAGTTTCTATTATTATAACAACAAATTGgccattttttattaaaaaattattatttatttaaaaatatatttataaataaaacaaaataattataaataatactatatatttatttgtaggACTCACATCTATCTCCTCTCGAACaacttaaaatcatcttatctcactttcaatctaaacacataaaatttttaaaaatcatctcaacttataaattttattactatttataaattatctcaactcatgtCCAAATGAGAGCTGAATGTCACTCGAGTACTCGATCCCATCCGTGTGACCACAGGCATCCCTCGCCCACttgtaaatataattctttGACCCGTTCTATTTGCACTTATTGTGCAGCTCGTGATAGACTTCCAATTACTTCAGACCATAAACGGAAGAATATACATCGAGATGTACAAACTCACAGCCAAACAGTACTTCAGAAAGACAAATGCTTTATTTTAAGCGATCGCTATCTGCGTCCCCAGGGAGAGAATATGGATTTTGAACAGGCACATTTGTAACCGGGTTTTGCTTTCCCATACCCGGCCAGGTCCATGTAACCATTGAATTACATTTTTGCCCCTAATAAAACATAGGTTTAGGTTTTAACACCTCTACAAAGCATTGATTCCCCTTTCTGCCCCAAGTTGTCTACCCCAGTACCCTTAATCATCAATGTGTAGGGTCCCttaagttaattatattttcactCCACTCCCAAAGTCCCATAAGACTATGACCAGAGTAGCACTCTCTCCATATATAGAAGCAAAGAAGctcaagaacaaaaaagaaaaaccaaagtaGCATAAACAGCGAAAAAACAGAGCCCTCTTCTTTCCTAGCCAGAAAATAATGGATTCTTCAGCAACTCTTACCAGCCATGCCCGACTCGTTTCCAAAGAAAGTGACATCATATTTCCGGCCTCAATATACCCCTCTTCTCGCCGGACCCCGTCAttttcctcctcctcatcactttcgccatcttcttcttcctttgattCTTCTTATTTCCCGGACGATTCCCCACTTAACCCTTCCATCCCACTTAGATATTCCGGTGTCCCATTTTCTTGGGAACAACTTCCCGGAATACCCAAGAAACAAGTCCTCAAGAAGAAGGAGCCCTTGTCAAAGCTTAATTTGCCATTGCCACCACCCACCACTTCGACCTCGAAGAAATTCAACTCGGAAGAATACTCTGGGGAACGGAAGAAGAATTCTAGGCAGAGTACTCTACAAAGGGATCCATTTTTTGCCGCATTGGTTGAGTGCTCCAAGGATGATGATCATGAAGAATTATCAAATGGTTGTATTTGGAATCAAGCCAAGGTGTCGAGGAGTTTGAGCGATCGCTTTGGGTTTATCAATCTTTATGCTTCTTGCAAGAGAACTAGCGCAATCTCAGAGTCAATAGTCTATCTTCCAAGGTCAAGCAGACACTCTTTCGATCTGATTTATCACCGTTCTCGCTGAATTACTACTTGTTATCTTAATTTCCAGTCATCCTCTGCGGGGTTTGTGCTATTGATTTTaccaaaaacttgaaaaaaaaaaaaaaaagtaccgaTCTTTTCATTACCcgttcatgtttatgtttttgtctTTGTGAGGGAGAAGTGGACAACTATGTCCCAAAAATCTACCAGTTATTgtaaaatgttaatatataactagctagctGGAAGCATGCAGTGTTTGCCTGTCTTTTCTTGTCAACGATTTTGCATCGTTTTGCCTTATTTTTCCAGTATTTGCTATCAAAatctttatataatatatatgatgatatatTGATACTCGCTGTATTTCATGCGATATTGTATTTACCACAGCGGGAGTGAAATTTACTTAAACCCATGTGTGAGCAAGGTACAGGACCACATCGGAAAAGACAGCTAGCTAGAGTTATAATTGATTTGACTTTTCATTTGATCCTTTTTTTTCCCGATcgatttcttttctaaaatatacGCAATAATCTATAAATACATGCAAATTTTGGGATGGGGGTTAGAGTTGTTGAGCTACCATATGCTCTCCcacgtgtttttttttaataatatataaaccacaGTAGACGGTGCTACTCACACCGAAAAAAACTATcgttaaacttattaatattattattatttttaaatgatttttttttttttttagttttagagagaatactaaaaaataactaaatacaatattaaaaaacaaacaaacacaaatatttaaaaaaaaaaaacatttcaataCAGACTCTTCTATACAATTTATTGGTGGCTCTATCATTTTCTATAGTACGGCTGTTAGTTGTGCCCTTAATTTCATGTTGGCATAATTTTTGCATGACCTGTTCTGCTTGTACGGTACTGGTCCTGCATGATTATTGTACATGTACATGATATATACTCGTACTTGTAATTAAGACCCTTCGATTATATATGTCATACGTACGCAAATGTTCACGATCGATCGAGGTCTCTTTCTTGGTGGTTGGGATCATCTCGATCGATATATATTGTTGTCCTTTATGTGCCGCACATGATGATGAAAGCAGGCAACTTGGCTAGCTGGTCttcatgtttatacattttgttcAATGCTATAAAGAAAGTAACTTAGTTGCTTATAGCTTTGCTAAAATGGGTGCTAAAGGTCTAACTGGCTCTTGGACTTCGTTATCAGAGTTGCCTGCTTCCATTAGAGGTAACATTAGGCTTGACAGAGGGGTCTTCTCTATATTCGAAAAGTTCACAGAGTTTACTACGGGACTTTTCTCCAGGTATGTCTTTCTTACCCTTGGTTTAAGTTCTTATTGACTTTATGTTCGTGCAAATTTGTTTCTTGCAGGTTGCTACTTTGTGTTTCAGTCTTGTATTCTTTTTGGCTTTTGTCTTGTTGTTgagtttctttggttttttttaggTTTGGTTTTggtcttatttttatatttataatcctagaCCTCCGGTTGTAATcatggttttcctccgccacacATAAggacttattaataaaattaggataGAGTCACAATTAGACATGTGACCTTcagctctttaaaaaaaaaaaaaaagcaacaatATCTTTTTGTCAAGCTTATGTTAGTGCTAGCTAGAGGTCCACAACTCATATAGAATTAATATGTTTGACCTAGCTACTTAATTTATCTACATTATCATCTTGATCAGTGGGATCTCTTTGGTTATAATGACCTATAATTAAAAGtgatcccaaaacaaaaaacaaatcgaAAGTGGTCTGTAGTGTTTGGCCGGGTTGACTTATATATACGAGAAATGTGTCGGTActggcctatatatatatatatatatatatatatatatatatatatatatatatatatatatatatattatataatatatatatatatataaggccaACACGAGAAAGATTTTTTAGACTTTTCAGATGAAATTCAggttattaattttctaatatttacaCGATCCCAAATTAAACCCATGATAAAACATCCTCTCAAGTACTGTGGTGTTCGATCGGAAGGAATCCGGATAGCATGATAAGCTGGTGTAGTACTCTACGTCGCATACAAACTACTAATTGCGTAATTCAGTTTCTGTTGATAAATCTCCCTCATTAATGTACTAAATGCGTAATTATTTGACCTTGTTTTGCATACGCTGCATGTGAATATTGATACCAGCTGGATGGACTATTGTAATTATATCATGTAGAGATGGTTAGGATCGACACTGTTGGTCTTGTGATGATTTGAATATTGTTATAGCCaaaaatagattacataaaagtaatctcacaaattgacgtaatttcatgtaatttgtcagatttactttataataaaataattttataatatgacgaaccatatcaaatcacatcaatttataaaattaattttgtgtaatcatttgtccttataatatttctttttttagaaatatcATTTGCCGTCATGTGATTTGGGTTAGTACAAATTGTGCATCCCACTTACAAATAACAAGCATTTTTATGTCATGCCATCGTTAATTTCATCATGACTCCAAACAAAAACACGAAACTCACTACTCGTTCATGAGTACGCTGACACAACataaaacaaacatatataaaaatatggaaaaatagtGAAACATGTAGGACCCGATGGTATGATGGCCATGAAAGATTGCCGCGCGGTTGCTTAATGTTAAAGAGAGAGTAACCAAACTTCTTCACGCTTCCCCACTCGTGCATGCGTTTACGGCGGGTAGTGAGGTTTATCATTTatccatcttttttattttttattttattttatatatatatatatatatctaattttctTTGTCAGCCAATCAagaataaagatgaaaaaaaatccaactttgtGTTTTcgataaataattaaaaatgcatCGATCCGATCCAGTCGTTTGTGTGTGTTTGAAGTTTTATATTGGATAAATATTGGCCAATTACTgtggaaaattaattttttttaattaaggtttttttttttaatttgcagttgtagtgtataaaagaaaaaaggaattcTACTTATCAGTTAgtactattcactctcatattccacacctataattttttttatagagtgaatatgtttttcatagaatgtgagatattttttataagatataaagtatgaaataataaatagtgactgataaaaaataattttttaaaagaaaaacatattattATGTACGTGCcaattgtttctttcttttaagtGTAGAAACGTCAAAGAAATTGAATACCACGACAGGACATGAATCTTTTCATGTATTGCTACGAAATTCTTGTGCCAGAGTGATTTTTGTTGGCGTGCAGCTGCGACACAACTTGCTTGTTAGGCAGTACGTACTACAGTTAATGCTTTGCTTAATTACTCGCAAATATCCGACGGCTAATCTTGCTCTaaagtattaaataatattaattaaataacgTGTTATAATAGGAGAAGAATACAACGTTATCCgtatttcataaatatttaataatgtaTCATCTATACATGCATTAGCTGTAACGTTATCTctaagaaataaaattcttgttGTATATATGACATATATCTTTGCATGTAGCTCTTCTAGGAGACACTGGCAGTGAATAtatacggtttttttttttttttttttaataattttaaaattttatacatttttaatagattttttttttaataatttgattgaTTATATTAGTCTATTTTGATGTATAAGTTTTTATTGTATTAAGCTGTGTATAGGCCAAATATTTCTTTAGATTACCGGAAGATAGGTCTTAAATTAAATACTTCGTATACGGACGGGTCAATTGAATTTTAAAACGCTAGCTTTGCAAGTTGCAACGACGAAACTTTGTCATTCCGACGGAATTTCGTACTAGGCAAAATTTGACGCCCAATGGGCCAATACAGcagttttttgtttgaatttttttaatcgGCCCAATACTGTTGAGTAatgaaaatatctgaaaatatatttataactgtgAATCGTACAATCGCTATataaatgctttaaaaaaatgaataaaacattaaacccacataaaaaaattaatttttaaataataaactctactttttttcaaaacgattacgcgacttttacgattgtatataaaattattcatatttggTTTACGTTTTCAAGAACCCTAttgattatgatttttatattcacAAAGTTAAAGAACAACGCAAAAAAGTTTGTAAGAAAAAATCATATGCATATCGAATCTactttatggaaatatttttgttaggtattttaatatcaaattttaattttacaaaatattctaCAATCTATATTTCAGAGTATTAAAACTAATGAAATAATATCAAACAATGAACTTACCTATCAAGCGTTTGCTGCCAGGTTACAAACAATTCATCTTCAATATAGAACAAAACCACCAATTGTAGACATcaattctgaatttttttttttcaaaatttatctataaaattatattctgaagttttttcttcaaaatttctcaaaaaaattgtataaaactAATAGAAGAATAGAATGATTTTATCGTTGGTTACATTCACTATTTATCGAGAATGAAATAGCAGATTGTGAAAAACCATAACACTGTCATATGGAGTTATTATAACCTTTAATGTCCAGATTCATCCTCTAAGGGACACAATCGGTAAAGTTGATGATAGGCACCACACTTCCCAACGTCATTTTCAGTTAATTTTTGAAGCATTGTGCGCCCATGCCAAGCGCCTGTTCGATCCGGGCTGTGCAGACGGGCCTTGGGCCTAAGCCCACGAACAGAATCTGTTCTCCCCAAATTTTAAGCCCaacacataatttatttcaCTAAATATAGCCGAAGTGCAATTGTGGATTTTCGTACTCATGCCTCAAAATCAACGTACCTCCACCGCTAATAGTGATAATGACTCAACGAGAATATATAATAAGTCACATTCAATGAACCTATGCAAAAAACAAGAAACATAAGAGTAGGCTTTTTGGTCTTAATCTAGGTATCTTGCTGCTTTTACACATTCCTTTGCAAGTGCCCATTCGACTCAAATTTTAGGGCAGGATAATTTAAGTTACCTCAATTGAATCGGTTTCCAACACTCCTGTTATTTCTACTGATTGAATTCTATCTGACTGCTCCATTTCTAGTGAACAGAAAAGACTACTCTGATGAATCGAGATTATCCTGTAGCAAGCATCAAcctgatgagttgagattattaAAACTAAAGCAGCaataataatgaagaaaaaagaaaaaaataagaaaaatattacgtgGATGATCATTGGGAAGTGAAGTCAGGTCACTTGATCAGGAATTACGAAGGATATGAGATACAAGCCTACGAGTCTTGAATCAGAATGGAAAATTTGAAGGCACGTGTATCAACCAGTGATCTCTAAGAACAACAAAAAGAGAACAAGAAATTTATTACTTGGGTAGAGGGCAAAACAGACGTCATCAGGCTATTTGTAATACTTTCTAGCACACTATATTCCTCTGGTTTCTATTAGCTGACATGATTTtgcttttagttttaaaaagcttttatttggtgtttttttttttttgcaagacagaaaaagaaaaaatcccatTAATACACAGGCGCGCACAACATATAGATAAAAATTCATGCACAGACAAGTAGACTTTTTTCTTCAATAAGTAGATACATCCACACACAAGTTCCAATTGAAGCAATATTTGAGGCCAGATCATACTCTAATTAGTAGTCTTTACTGTTTtggatcatttattttttctttaacctAACAGCTTTGTCAGTCTGCTCTTATTCATTTGCAACATCGGAAGTTACACTACAGCTCATTcatgaagagggagagagagtcatgagaaaagaaacaagaaaaattaatgCTAGGAAACGAAGACTGTCAGATTTTCGAACATTCTAGAAACAGTAGTCataaaacagaaaacaacataAAGAAAAATGCGGAAGAAATGCTCATCAAGAACAACGACTTGTAAGGCAGTAGATGGCATGGAAGAACTGAGTCCATCACATTGTCTTCTCGCAACTTACTATTTTTAACCTTAAAGATTCTAAAAAGCCAACcagcaaaaaggaaaaataaattaattaaataaaagggGAGAAGAATTCAAGAAAGGCTCACGTACAGACCTTTCCTCTTGGGCATTATATACAACCTTTTCTTCCCGCTTTTATGCGGTCTTTCTCTTCCTCATGAAAGCCTCTGCATCATACATTGCTCTGAGGTTGTCGAAGTTAGTAAGATCTGAAATCATTCTGTACTCTTCTTTGCGTTTTCTCTTCTTTGTGTTGTTTGCATCCTCATCATTAATGGTTGCTGCCAAATTCATAGTCCTTTCTATTGCTGACTCCATGTTTCCCTTCATTATTTTCTGTGATCTTTGTGTCATATTCTTCTCCTGTAAAATGATGAGCTATTGTAACACACCTTTGAAAGAACAATCTCGCTTGAGGGTGAGAAcctcaaagaaaaatagagatagataagaaagaagagagaaaaatctTCTATTAGTTTCTGGTTGATTCTTTAGACTCAACTTAAGAGCCTCCAAGGCCAGTACATATAGGGTAATGTTCACCTCAACTATCCTCAAATGGGCCGTGTGAGGGGGTAAAATACACCAGGTCCAAGACCAGACCCAGCACACCAAGCCATCACTAGGAGACAAAataagagaaagggagaggggACAAGAAGGGACAAGGGGTGAGGGTGTCAGGAGACAGGGGGTGTTAAGAGAAAGTGGGAAAGTGAGAAGGGGTCAGACACGCAAAGCGGATATCCCTCACCACTACCGAGGCGCACATGGGAAGAGGATCAGATAAAAAGGGAGATCCATAAGACTTCAAAGGGGCTTCTtcttcgacttcttcttcaacctttgGAGGGAGAGCTCTAGAGAGAACATCTTCTCCAACAAGTAGATCCCTAGCTcctattgtacagtgagaaatgagaggctgtgagagattgtaaacaagcatattatagtagatttttccTCTCCAAACGCCCATGGACGTAGCAACatgccaaaccacgtaaatttgtgtatccctttctctttattttctctacacTAGTTTTCCATTAACTGGAATAGATGTACGTATCGACACCATACAGCCGCATCAAACCATTGTCGGAGATTCCAAACAACACCGATTGAGGCTCGAATCATCTCAGTGGGCCAGAAATGACTATTTCTCCCCTTCCGGCTTGTTGTGTTTTTTCATGCATCAACAGGCCATACTAAAAGAAACAGTAAACAACAAAATGTAATGAAAAGTATTCTAAGGGCCCACAACCCATTAACCCACTACAACTCCAGTCCAAATAAACAGCAAGAAGATAACATGTAATTGAAATAATGAAATAGCAAGTAGTGGTGCATGCTCCATGGCCCACAGTCAATGTAATCTGATCCATGACAGATAGTGAGTGTCATTGATGTTGGGTTTTTTGTGTAGAGCTTGGTTCTGTTTTGTGGGTGCCCGATTTGATGATCCGACCCGACAATAATTCGTTGTGTgtatatttttgtgaattttcaatgaggCTTGGGCCATAAAGCGCAGGCTTGGACCCCTTTTAGCTCTTAATCAAACCTAACCTACTAATTAGGATttactatatattgtattaaaccCTTGTATAGACGCCAATTATGGtttgccatatatatatgcactatTAGTGTACGAGTGCACTATGTATTTGACTATCATTCTAAATCAAATCCTCTGCAACTTCGTGGGCATAGGCACGTTGCCAAATCACATAAATCTTGACTCCTGTGTTCATGTGTGATTGATTtcgtttttcacttttctttttatcttattGT
This genomic interval from Juglans microcarpa x Juglans regia isolate MS1-56 chromosome 4D, Jm3101_v1.0, whole genome shotgun sequence contains the following:
- the LOC121260544 gene encoding uncharacterized protein LOC121260544, whose amino-acid sequence is MDSSATLTSHARLVSKESDIIFPASIYPSSRRTPSFSSSSSLSPSSSSFDSSYFPDDSPLNPSIPLRYSGVPFSWEQLPGIPKKQVLKKKEPLSKLNLPLPPPTTSTSKKFNSEEYSGERKKNSRQSTLQRDPFFAALVECSKDDDHEELSNGCIWNQAKVSRSLSDRFGFINLYASCKRTSAISESIVYLPRSSRHSFDLIYHRSR